The following coding sequences are from one Bos mutus isolate GX-2022 chromosome 22, NWIPB_WYAK_1.1, whole genome shotgun sequence window:
- the LMNTD2 gene encoding lamin tail domain-containing protein 2 → MVLRVRQLGPSEVTCLAPPSFWPVDTLTEQQCPPTPTDCHGLLGPQASATSRMAPKSCQEAEDAEEEALTSLVDREPVSGHMGPPVGAAADPVASTHPQNAKPSSTRMVSSINLQSALDSLDPRTLRLLWGQRELEIQALRWAIQNQREARHCRILQEVAGLPAERSSRSKDKFLQNQVQKLTLELKAQKEKAQLEKKRLEERLQQAEDALRQLEAELQAFQKSCLLQLARSSWVGRVLRSSTGSVEVVTAETLMDLSDFSENDQAPTAGEGFRLEDVDWNSIAHRYPNLFTNLESSSDQKHPRTSQLPTASPPDQWSSELCCRHQEHNLKSVEWSSLPLAGTSSSGGADSESSNSQLAAHSRVHTSLPQAPKDIPLTSWLSRLPSVWGPLQPCPWGLGWAWRTPAAAFVLWRESTGRPTPHQVLHGISLLLPGAGGHYPSCSDLIPSAAPLPHGPSGHCGPGPASQEMSSVDPGPSKLGFPSQAARLSVHLQKTHSDEQGKNGPEPESGVDSHLWHSRRCPSPSPSGSCLKIMAVSRRQRFVRILNQSLEETVDLGGFVLQQLVLDFPVCMYRFPPSTLLPPRHHITVWGEGPCSTRRQQLSSLGREPVHFYSSRSCVTLLLNPQGEVLSEHQSPHCVTPVSRIFADNTDLSIDCFPLSEARPEADLAEHQPQPRPPRKGRVREARAGRRRPGPRVQLPRLSTIKLLRQREAPVWPEDVAQTHPELLPSIPIPAEVGVGLQDCQGRKDHKIRVCRKRVDCGCPMVALSVQSTAESRFGFRFLSCPPITVDTRWPL, encoded by the exons ATGGTCTTACGGGTCAG ACAGCTGGGCCCCAGTGAGGTCACATGCTTAGCACCGCCGTCCTTCTGGCCTGTGGACACACTCACAGAGCAGCAGTGCCCCCCAACACCCACCGACTGCCATG GCCTGCTTGGACCTCAGGCCTCAG CAACATCAAGAATGGCCCCCAAGTCTTGTCAGGAGGCTGAAGACGCTGAGGAAGAGGCTCTCACGTCTCTGGTGGACCGAGAACCAGTGAGTGGCCACATGGGGCCTCCAGTGGGCGCCGCTGCAGACCCTGTGGCTTCCACACACCCTCAGAATGCCAAGCCCAGCTCCACCAGGATGGTCTCCTCCATCAACCTGCA GTCGGCCTTGGACTCCCTGGACCCCCGCACCCTGCGGCTGCTCTGGGGGCAGAGGGAGTTGGAGATCCAGGCCCTGCGGTGGGCCATCCAGAATCAGCGTGAAGCCCGACACTGCCGTATCCTACAGGAGGTGGCTGGGCTTCCAGCCGAGAG GAGCTCAAGAAGTAAGGATAAGTTCCTGCAAAACCAGGTCCAAAAGCTGACGTTGGAGTTGAAAGCACAGAAGGAAAAGGCCCAACTG GAGAAGAAGCGTCTGGAGGAGAGGCTGCAGCAGGCCGAGGACGCGCTGCGGCAGCTGGAGGCCGAGCTGCAGGCCTTCCAGAAGTCCTGCCTCCTGCAGCTGGCCCGCTCCTCCTGGGTGGGCCGCGTGCTGCGGTCTTCCACGGGCAGCGTGGAG GTGGTGACGGCAGAGACCCTGATGGACCTCAGTGACTTCTCTGAGAATGATCAGGCCCCCACTGCTGGGGAG GGTTTCCGGCTGGAGGATGTGGACTGGAACAGCATTGCACACCGGTACCCCAACCTCTTCACCAACCTCGAGTCCAGCTCAGATCAAAA GCACCCCCGGACCTCGCAGCTCCCAACAGCCTCACCGCCTGACCAGTGGAGCTCAGAGCTGTGCTGTAGGCACCAAGAGCACAATCTCAAGAGTGTCGAGTGGAGCTCCCTGCCCTTGGCGGGCACCAGCAGCTCTGGGGGTGCCGACTCCGAGTCCAGCAACAGCCAGCTGGCGGCGCATAGTCGCGTGCATACA TCTCTGCCCCAAGCCCCGAAGGACATCCCCCTAACCTCCTGGCTTTCACGGTTGCCCAGTGTGTGGGGGCCTCTCCAACCCTGTCCCTGGGGGTTAGGGTGGGCTTGGAGGACTCCTGCCGCTGCCTTTGTGCTCTGGCGTGAATCCACTggccgccccaccccccaccaagtaCTGCATGGTATTTCTCTGCTTCTCCCAGGTGCGGGGGGCCACTATCCCTCCTGCTCAGATCTGATCCCTAGTGCTGCTCCTCTCCCACATGGACCTTCAGGGCACTGCGGGCCAGGTCCAGCCTCACAGGAGATGTCCTCGGTGGACCCTGGACCCTCCAAATTGGGGTTCCCCTCCCAGGCAGCCCGCCTCTCCGTGCATCTCCAGAAAACCCACTCAGACGAACAGGGCAAGAATGGCCCGGAGCCTGAGTCTGGGGTGGATTCCCATCTCTGGCATTCCAGGCGCTGTCCAAG ccccagcccctcggGCTCCTGCCTGAAGATCATGGCGGTTAGCCGCCGCCAGAGGTTCGTGCGCATCCTCAACCAGTCGCTGGAGGAGACGGTGGACCTGGGCGGCTTCGTGCTGCAGCAGCTGGTGCTCGACTTCCCCGTGTGCATGTACCGCTTCCCACCCAGCACCCTGCTGCCTCCGCGGCACCACATCACG GTGTGGGGTGAGGGGCCCTGCAGTACCAGGCGGCAGCAGCTCTCCTCCTTGGGCCGGGAGCCCGTCCACTTCTACTCCAGCCGAAGCTGCGTGACCCTCCTCCTGAACCCCCAAGGCGAG GTCCTCAGCGAGCACCAGTCCCCACACTGCGTGACCCCAGTGTCCAGGATCTTCGCAGACAACACCGACTTGTCCATCGACTGTTTCCCACTTTCAGAGGCCCGGCCCGAAGCTGACCTTGCGGAGCATCAGCCCCAGCCTCGACCCCCGCGCAAGGGTCGGGTGCGGGAGGCCCGGGCTGGGCGCCGGAGGCCGGG GCCAAGGGTCCAATTGCCCCGCTTGAGTACCATCAAGCTCCTCCGCCAGCGGGAGGCGCCAGTATGGCCCGAGGACGTGGCCCAGACCCACCCAGAGCTCTTGCCCTCCATCCCCATCCCCG CAGAGGTCGGGGTGGGCCTCCAGGACTGCCAGGGTAGGAAGGACCACAAAATCCGG GTGTGCCGGAAGAGGGTGGACTGCGGCTGTCCAATGGTGGCGCTGTCGGTGCAGAGCACGGCTGAGAGCAGGTTCGGCTTCCGCTTCCTCAGCTGCCCGCCCATCACCGTGGACACTCGCTGGCCGCTGTAG